A single window of Mangifera indica cultivar Alphonso chromosome 18, CATAS_Mindica_2.1, whole genome shotgun sequence DNA harbors:
- the LOC123201987 gene encoding GDSL esterase/lipase At5g55050, translating into MAMASASSNSNIIFFFWVLQALTSLLLSFSDAQMVPAVFVLGDSLVDVGNNNHLPLSIAKADFPHNGVDFPTKKPTGRFSNGKNAADFLAEKVGLPTSPPYLSLKSNKNKASLFLTGVNFASGRAGIFNGSDQALHQSIPLTEQVKYYTTVHQALAQQLGSSSVQQLLARSLFAIVIGSNDIFDYSGKSELQKKYTPQQYVNLMATTLKLQLKILYDYGARKFVLPGLGPIGCAPSVRIKSRTEECNEETSSWASMYNEVLKSMLAALKGELKGIRYSYFDTYNVMLNIINDPTTYGFAESKAACCGLGKLKAEVPCVPISTYCPNRSDHVFWDIVHPTQAVAQIFVDTLFDGPSQHTFPMNVRQLVSV; encoded by the exons ATGGCCATGGCCTCGGCCTCCTCCAACTccaatattattttcttcttctgggTTCTGCAGGCTCTGACAAGCTTGTTGTTGAGTTTTTCGGATGCTCAAATGGTTCCCGCGGTGTTTGTGTTGGGAGACTCGTTGGTTGATGTCGGCAACAACAATCACCTTCCTCTTTCAATCGCCAAAGCAGATTTTCCTCACAACGGCGTCGATTTTCCCACCAAGAAACCCACTGGCAGGTTTAGTAATGGCAAGAATGCTGCTGATTTTCTTG CTGAGAAAGTAGGGTTGCCTACTTCACCTCCATACCTTTCCTTAAAATCCAACAAAAACAAGGCATCTTTATTCCTCACCGGTGTTAACTTTGCCTCTGGACGTGCTGGCATCTTCAATGGATCTGATCAAGCTCTC CATCAATCGATTCCTTTGACAGAACAGGTGAAATACTATACAACTGTGCATCAGGCTCTGGCGCAGCAGCTAGGATCTTCCAGTGTACAACAGCTCTTGGCCAGGTCTCTCTTTGCCATTGTGATTGGTAGCAATGATATCTTCGACTATTCCGGAAAATCTGAACTTCAAAAGAAGTACACGCCCCAGCAATATGTCAATCTAATGGCTACAACTCTAAAACTACAGTTAAAG ATACTTTACGATTATGGTGCACGTAAATTTGTGTTACCTGGACTGGGGCCAATAGGCTGCGCTCCCTCGGTAAGGATTAAGAGCCGAACGGAAGAATGCAATGAAGAGACAAGTAGCTGGGCTTCTATGTACAATGAAGTACTCAAGTCAATGTTGGCGGCATTAAAAGGAGAGCTCAAGGGCATACGTTACTCCTACTTTGACACGTACAATGTCATGCTAAACATCATTAATGACCCAACAACATATG GTTTTGCAGAGTCTAAAGCAGCCTGTTGTGGGCTTGGGAAACTGAAGGCCGAAGTCCCTTGCGTGCCCATTTCAACCTATTGCCCGAACAGAAGTGATCATGTCTTTTGGGATATTGTACATCCAACACAGGCGGTTGCTCAAATCTTTGTGGATACCCTTTTTGATGGTCCATCACAGCACACATTTCCAATGAATGTGAGGCAACTTGTATCTGTTTAA